The Sphingorhabdus lutea genome segment GTTTCAATAACCACCGCGCCGGTCAATAATCCCGCAGCCGCCGGTCCCAAATAACTTGCCACCGGTACCAATGCAGGGCGCAGCGCATGGCGGGTTATAATCCGCCATTCATCAATACCACGCGCGCGCGCGGCGCGGATATGATCCTGTGGCAAAATGCTGGCCAATCCGGCCCTGCTTAATTTTGCAATCGCCCCCGAAATCGGCAATGCCAATGAAATGACAGGCAGGATAAGCCATAAATGTCCCTCCCCTTGGCCTGACACTGGAAACCAACCAAGCCACAGGCCGAATATCATCGCCAATAAAGGGCCGGTAACAAAGCTGGGCAATGCGGTTAAAATAGTGGCCGCGCCCATCATGATTTTATCAGGCAATTTTCCCGCATATAATGCCGAGGCAATGCCCGAAAAAATACCCAGCGCACTAGACAGTAATAAAGCATAGCCGCCTAGCATTAACGATAGCGGCAGGCTTTGCCCGACAAGCTGCCCCACGGTAAAATCGCGATATACCATTGATGGGCCAAAATCCCCCTGTGCAATATTTCCCAAATATAGGAAAAATTGCTGAATAATCGGCAAATCAAGCCCATAGGCCGCATTTAAGCTTTGCCTTAATTCATCCGAAATTGGCCGTTCCCCATCAAATGGACCACCCGGGGCAAGCCGCATCATCACGAAAGACAAAAATATAATTGCCAATAATGTGGGAATGGCCGTTCCAAGCCGTTTAAGGATTAACCTGCCCATTTATATATCACCATAGTATGGATATGCCCATATTATGCGAAATATTCCATAATTATTTGACGGAGGCGATATGATTAAAAATCAATCGCAATACCCTTATGCTCCCAATCGCCATAGCGTACGGGGTTTTTGCGCTCTGCATCTGGCTCATCGGGCATTGCCACCTGTTGCGGCTGTGGCACGGGATCTGATTTACGAAGATCATAGGGCAAATCCAAATGCGCCGGACGCCGAAGCGCGCGTTTTGTGCCGCCTATTGTATCGGCAATTGTATTGTTAATTGTATCGTTAATATTCTGACCCAAAATATTGCCAGCAACATCGTCTTTATCATGATTATTTACATTGTCATTGGTCATATTCCATCACCTTTTCATTGGATTTTAAGCGATTATTGACAATATTACATATATTGAAAGACTGTCAGTCCATTCTTATATCGGCTATATCGTCGATATATCAAGCGATAGAGAGTGAATTTTTTTGTAAAGGGAAGCACAAAATGAATATGATGAAAACAACCATGTTATTGGCTGCTTTAACCGCTTTATTCATGGCGCTTGGCTTTACCCTGGGCGGCAGCGGCGGCGCGATATTGGCGTTAATTGTCGCAGCGGGCATGAATTTATTCACATTTTGGAATGCCGATAAAATTGTATTGAAAATGCATAATGCGACCGAAGTCGATGCACAAAGCGGCGGCGATTATTATGCAATGGTCGCCAAATTGGCACGCAATGCCAACATGCCCACGCCCCGCGTTTATATTATCGACACGCCAAACCCCAATGCCTTTGCCACTGGACGCGACCCCGAACATGCCGCCGTTGCCGCGACGTCGGGATTGTTAAATATGCTTGATCATCATGAAGTTGAAGGGGTGATGGCGCATGAGCTGGCCCATATTCGCAACCGCGATACTTTGATTATGACCATGGTCGCCACCATTGCAGGCGCCATTTCCATGCTGGCCAATTTTGGCATGTTTTTTCGCGATCGCAATGCCGGACTTGCCGGAATATTGGCAGTTTTCGTCGCTCCCTTTGCCGCGATGATTGTGCAAATGGCAATCAGCCGCACCCGCGAATTTGGCGCGGATAAAACCGGCGCGGAGATAAGCGGCAACCCGCTTGCCCTTGCCTCTGCCTTGGCAAAAATTGCCGGACCCGCCGCGCATATCCCCAATGAAGCAAGCGAGCGCAACCCCGCCGCTGCGCAGCTTTACATTGTGCCAACTGGGTTAAAATCCATGTTCTCCACCCATCCCGCGACCGAGGATAGAATCGCCGCATTACAGCAATTGGCCGATGAAATGGGCCAAAATGGTGGCGATTCTTCTGCTGGTGGTTCAAATGACGGCGGTTTTTCTGCTGGCGGTTTTTCTGCTGGCGGTGATTTAACCGGTAAAGTAAATCATGATTTAAGCGGCCCACCACGACGCAGCGCATTAAACCCCTTTGCCGATTGACATGGGTTTTTCGCAAATTTACGCATTTTTGCATAAAAAATATTATATTTGATAAAATTGCCCCATGCTTGGCAAATACAGGCTGCAATAGCAGTTCCAATTCACGTCAACATGGTTTAAGCGGCCAGCATGGAAAAACAAATTTCAGGATTGGCCGCGCGAACCGCCGCTTTACAAATGTTGGATGCGGTGCTGCGGCGCGGGGAACATCTGGATCAGGCGCGCCATGCCTATATTAAAAAATTAAACCCCAGTGATGCGGCAATGGCAATGGTCATCGCCAATGAAACATTACGTTATTTAATTGATATTGATGCCTTAATCGACAGTCAAACCCGAAATATCCTGTCCGAAGATGCCAAGGTGCGGATGGTGCTGCGCATGTCATTGGCGCAATTATTTATCATGGAAACACCGCCCCATGCGGTGATTTCTACCTCGCTTGCCCTGTTACAGGGCGGGCCGCGTAAATTGGCGCATGGGGTTATTGGGTCATTATTAAGGGCCGAGGCGCAATTACCCGATACGCCGACCATGCCCCCCTTTGCCGCGTTAAAATGGTTAAAGGATTGGGGTCCGCAAATGGTGGAGGACAGCCGCATTTTATTTGCCACCGCGCCCAGTGTGGATCTTTGTTTAAAAGATGCGGGCCATTTGGAAAAAATGTCCGAAACATTGGCCCAAGATTTGATCGAAGGCGTCAAACCCATATCTTTAATGGCGGGTCATATTCGCATGCCGCGCGGGCAAGCGGTCGATGCCCTGCCCGGATTTGATGAGGGTGAATGGTGGGTGCAGGATATTGCCGCACAAATTCCCGCCCGCATCTTAAATGATCTGATGGCTCAAAAAGGTAAAGACGCGCAAAGCGGCGATGTGCTTGACCTTTGTGCTGCGCCGGGGGGCAAAACAATGCAGCTTTGCGCCGCAAAACACCGCGTCACCGCGCTTGATGTATCGGAACGCCGCGCGCGCCGATTACAACAAAATTTGGACCGCACGGCAATGGATGCCAATATCGTCATCCATAATTTGTTGAAATGGAAAGGCGCGCAAAGCTATGATGCCATATTGCTTGACGCGCCATGCACGGCCAGCGGCACTTTCCGCCGACATCCTGATATTATTCAAAAAATTGACGATCGCGACATTGCCAAATTGGCCGCATTACAATCGGAAATGTTCGCCCATATTGCCAAATGGGTCAGGCCGGGTGGATTTATTATCTTTGCCACATGTTCACTTGAACGCGAAGAGGGTGAGGATCAATTACAGAAATTCCTTTCTGAACATGGCGATTTCACCGCCGTCCTGCCTGATATGTCGGCCTATCCTATTGCCCCTATAAATGGTGAATTTATTCCCGAAAAAGGGGTCAGGGTCCTGCCCAATAATGCGATGGAACATGGCGGTATGGATGGTTTTTATGTCGCCGCCGTTCAAAAAAATGCAAATATGAAATAATTGACAGAAATAAATCGGCAGATTTGATAATATTATATATATTATAGAAATAAACATCGTGAATCCGGCCCCTGCATCTTGCCAAAAATCATGGGTCTAGTCTATGAGGCGGCATGACCAATAATATCAAAATTGCTCCGTCCATCCTTTCCGCCGATTTTGCCCAATTGGGGGCAGAAATTGCGCGTATTGATGCGGCGGGCTGTGACTGGATCCATATTGATGTGATGGATGGCCATTTTGTGCCCAATATCACCATCGGGCCACAGGTGGTAAAGGCCCTGCGCCCACATAGTGAAAAGCCATTTGACGTTCATTTAATGATTTCACCCGTTGATCAATATATTGACGCATTTGCCGATGCCGGCGCCGATATTATTTCCTTTCACCCAGAGGCAGGGCCTCATATGCACCGCACGGTGCAAAGCATTAAAGCACGCGGTGTGGGCGCAGGAATTGTGCTAAACCCTGCCACATCGTTAAGCTGTCTTGACCATATAATGGGTGATATTGACCTAATTTTGGTGATGAGTGTGAACCCCGGTTTTGGTGGGCAAAAATTCATCCATAGCCAGCTTGAAAAAATATCTGCCATTCGCAAAATGATTGATGCATCAGGCCGTGATATCCGCTTGGAAGTGGATGGCGGTATTGACCGTGCCACTGCGCCGCTTGCCATATCGGCGGGCGCCGATGTGTTGGTTGCTGGCACCGCCACTTTTACCGGCGGCCCAGATAAATATGCCGAAAATATCGCCGCCCTGCGCGGACAATGAATAATAGAGCGGATGCCCCCAACATGCGCGATGACAATCAATCTGGCCATATTGTTGAAAATAAAATGGACAATATTGATTCCAGCCATGCATTAATAGTGCAGGATGCAGAAGGCGGATTTCAATCCATATTCCATAAAATTCGCCATGCATATTATCGCACAATATGGCGCACGCCATTGCACCGCGCGCGATTATCGGGAAAGGCGCCGTTAAAATTATTGGCCGCACCCATTGATCCTTTTTCGGGTGATGAAGTGCGCGGATCGGCGCTGCGCGCAGGTAAAATGCAATTTCGCGGCATGGATTTGGACATGCGCGATGCCAATCTTTCCGCGCCCGTCATTCCGCCTGATTTTACCGATTATTTGCACCGAATGGATTGGCTGCGTGATTTATCCGCCTGTGCCAATCGGGGGCAAATTATCGCTATTGCGGAGAAATATTGTGCTGCTTGGCTTGAAGAAAATGGCGGTAATGTAAAAAATGAAGCATGGCGCGGGGATAATATCGTCTGGCGCTTTATCAATATGGCGCATCATGCGCCCTTAATCCTATCCAGCAGGAATAGCGATTATCGCCGCGATATTTTGAACCATTTTGCCGATATGGCCGATGAAATGGACAAAATTGCGCCCATGATTAAACATGATTATGTGCGCGTGGTAATTTGGTGCGGTGTGCTCGCCGCCGGTTTATTATTGCCCGATGGCAAGGAACGTTTAACCATTGGTCAGGATGCATTAAAAAAGGCATTGGACAAGGCAATTTATAATGATGGCGGCTTGGCATCACGTTCCCCTGCACAGTTAATTGAGTGCTGCAAATTATTAATTTTAACAGCAAATATTTATACCGCGCGCGGCATGATGCGCCCGCAATTTTTGGACCAGCATATTGCCAAAATCATCCCGGCGATTTTATGTCTAAGGCATAGTGATGGCGGTCTGGGCGCATGGCAGGGTTCGGGCCATGGTACGACCAATTTGGTGGAACAAATATTATCCGCCTCCCCCGTTACAGCGCGGCCGCAACGCCAATCCAAAACTTGGGGATATCAACGCATATCTGCCGGCAAATCGGTTTTAATTATCGATGCTGGCCCACCACCGCTTGCCAAAAATGCTTGGGTCAGCTGTGCCTCCACCTTGGCCATTGAATTTTCATTTGCCGCCCAACGCATCTTTATCAATTGCGGTGGCGGCGCCTTGGCCAGCCACGCGCTGCCCGCTGATTTAGCGCGCGGCCTGCGCACCACGGCAGCGCATAGCACATTATGCGTTGAAAATGTGAACAGCACCGCCATTTTACCCGAAGGAAAATTGGGCAAGGGGGTAAATATTGTCGATTTGGAACGGCGAGATGAGGACCAGCTAACCCGCCTAACCGCCAGCCATGATGGATATGTGCGCAATTTCGGTTTCATCCATCAACGCAGCATCACCCTGAGGTCAGATGGATTGGAAATGCGCGGCAGTGATATTTTATTGCCCGCCGAAAAGGCAAAGCCAAAGGCCGAAACCCAATATGAAATCCGATTTCACCTTGGCCCGAATATTGATTTATATAGCGGGGAAGAAAAGGGTTCAATTTTGTTGCGGCTGCGCGATGGCAGCAGCTGGTTATTTCAGGCATCGCAATGCGAGGTTAATGTAGAAGACAGCCTGTGGGTCAATGAAGAAGGCGAGCCAGCAGAGACACAGCAAATAATTTTAACGCATAAAAGCGAACAGGGCGGATCATCCACCAATTGGTCGCTTCAATTTATTGGATAAGGGGTACATCATGGACAATCGCGTCATAAAACGGGCATTATTATCGGTATCGGACAAAAATGGTCTTGTCGAATTGGGTCAAGCATTGGCCCAGCGCGATGTGATGTTAATTTCCACCGGCGGCACGGCAAAGGCGCTGCGCGATGCGGGGTTGACGGTGTCGGATATTTCCGATGTCACCGGATTTCCCGAAATGATGGATGGGCGCGTCAAAACCCTGCATCCCAAGGTGCATGGCGGCTTGCTTGCCGTGCGTGATAATGAAGAACATGTCGCGGCCATGAAAGCGCATGAGATTGAGGCGATTGATCTGGTCATTGTGAACCTATATCCCTTTGCCCAAACCGTGGCCAAGGGCGCGGACCGCGATGAAATTATCGAAAATATTGACATTGGCGGCCCATCAATGGTGCGAAGCGCGGCCAAAAATCATGACGCCGTCACCATCATTACCGACCCATCCGATTATGAAAGCTTAATCGCCGAATTGGCGGCGCATGATGGCGCGACTAGCCTATCATTTCGCCGGAAAATGGCGGCCAAGGCATATGCCGCCACAGCCGCATATGACAGCATGATTGCAAGCTGGTTCGCCTTTGCCGATCAGGGACAATTATTCCCCGAAACCCTTACCTTTGGAGGCACATTGGCCAGCACGCTGCGTTATGGCGAAAATCCGCATCAACAGGCGGCATTATATTTACCCACGGGCATGGCCGCACGCGGGATTAGCGCAGCTGAGCAGGTGCAGGGCAAGGAATTATCCTATAATAATTATAATGATGCCGATGCCGCATTGGAATTGGTCAGCGAATTTCGCGACGGCCCGCCCACCGTGGTCATTGTGAAACATGCCAATCCCTGCGGTGTGGCCAGCGCGGATAATTTAATTGATGCCTATCATGCCGCACTGCAATGCGACAGCGTGTCGGCATTTGGCGGAATAGTTGCGGTCAACCGCCCATTGGATGGCCCAACAGCAGAGGCAATAACCGAAATTTTCACCGAAGTCGTCGCTGCCCCCGCCGCCGATGATGCGGCGCGCGCCGTTTTTGCCAAAAAGAAAAATTTGCGTCTGCTTATCACCGGTGAATTGCCTGATCCCGCCCGCCCCGGCTTAATGGTAAAAAATATTACCGGCGGTTATTTATTGCAAAGCCGCGATAATGGTCATGTGGCCGATGATGAATTGAAAATCGTGACCAAACGTGCACCAACCGCGCAAGAATTGGCCGATTGCCGTTTTGCATGGACGGTGGCAAAACATGTTAAATCAAATGCCATTGTATATGCCAAAGATGGGATGACAGCTGGCATTGGCGCGGGGCAAATGAACCGCCGCGATAGCGCACGCATTGCCGCGGCAAAGGCGTTGGAGGCCGCAGAAACCTATGGCTGGGATGCATCACGCACCATTGGCAGCGCGGTAGCATCTGATGCATTTTTCCCCTTTGCCGATGGATTATTGGCCGCAGTGGAGGCAGGGGCAACCGCCGTCATTCAACCGGGCGGTTCGATGCGCGATCAAGAGGTTATTGATGCCGCTGATGAAGCCGGCCTTGCCATGGTCTTTACCGCAATGCGCCATTTCAGGCATTAAATTTTACCATATTATAAAATTATGGGTAAAAAAAAGGGGCAGTAAATTGCCCCTTTTCTTATATCTATGCCGCCAATATTAACGGGCGCGTTTCACATAATTGTTAAATTTGCCAGCCTGCGGTTTATCCGAACGGGGTTTATCCGAACGGGGACGATCATTGCGATCGCCGCGAGGCCTATCTGAACGTGGCCTATCTTCGCGCGGTCTATCTGAACGGGGACGATCAGGACGGTCACCACGTGGACGATCACCGCGAGGTCTATCTTCACGTGGTCTATCCGAACGAGGCCTATCTGAACGAGGACGATCTGAACGGGGACGGTCGCCAAATGGGCGGTCGCCGCGTGGCCTATCTTCACGTGGTCTATCCGAACGAGCGCGGTCGCCAAATGGGCGATCACCGCGAGGCTTATCTTCACGTGGTCTATCCGAACGAGCGCGGTCGCCAAATGGGCGATCACCGCGAGGCTTATCTTCACGTGGTCTATCCGAACGAGGGCGATCTGAACGCGGCCTATCTGAACGGGGACGATCACCAAATGAACGATCGCCGCGTGGCGCGTCTAATTTTGGACGACGATCACCTCCGCCTTCACCTTGCATCCGTTCGGGACGCCAATCACCATGGCCGCTGTCATTACGACCAACGCCATCGGCGCGGTGGTGGCTTTTGCCTCTAAATTCTTCTCTTGCGCCGCGTTCTGGACGGTCACCGCGGCCGCGCTCTGGACGATCGCCACGTGCACGGTCGGGACGGCCTCTACCGCCACCGGAACGTTCGCCGCGTGCGCCGCCCCGTCCTTCACCACGACCTTCGCCGCCGCCGCGCAGGCTGCGCCCGCCACGTTGTTCCTTCACCGCAATAGGTGCGGGTGAATTTTCAACGATATTGCGGAAATTTTCGGGCAATTCAACAATTGTTGCCTTTACCTTGGTCAATCGTTCAATGTCGCGTAAATAGGCCCGCTCATCCTTTGCACAGAAACTAACCGCCACGCCATCGGCACCGGCGCGCGCTGTGCGCCCAATACGGTGCACATATTGTTCAGCAACATTGGGCAATTCAAAATTGAAAACATGGCTTACGCCCGGGACATCAATACCGCGTGCGGCAATATCGGTTGCGACCAATATTTTAATCTCGCCACTGCGGAAATCTTGCATCGCGGCAGTACGTTGCCCCTGGCTTTTATTACCATGAATGGCAGCAGAGCGAATTTTCGCACCCGCCAAATGGCGCACAATACGGTCCGCGCCATGTTTTGTGCGCGCAAAAACCAATGCACGTTCAACATTTTCATTTTGCAAACGGTGAATTAACAGCGCATTTTTTTCATGCTGGTTCACAAAGGTCACATATTGATCAACACGCTCGGCCGTGGTGGATTCGGGGGTTACCGCAACACGGACAGGATTGTTTAAGAAACGACGGCCCAATTCCTCAATCGCCTTTGGCATGGTGGCAGAGAAGAACAGGCTTTGACGCTGTTTCGGCAACATTTTATCAATTTGTTTTAATGAATGGATAAAGCCCATATCCATCATTTGGTCGGCTTCGTCTAAAACGAAAATTTCCACGCCGTTTAAATGGAACGCGCCTTGATCAATCAAATCAATCAAGCGGCCCGGTGTCGCGACAAGAACATCAACACCGCGCGCCAATTTCTTTTTCTGGCTGTAAATGGGCATGCCGCCAAAAACGCATTGGACATTAAATTTTAAGTTGCGGCCATATTTGCGGACATTTTCCGCAATTTGGGCGGCAAGTTCGCGAGTCGGCGATAGGATAAGCATCCGGCATCCCTTTTCAGGAACAGGCACGACATTATTCGCCAAATGGTGCAATGAGGGCAAAGTAAATGCCGCGGTTTTACCAGTACCGGTTTGGGCGATACCGCAAAGGTCGCGCCCCTCCAATAATGCTGGAATTGCTTGGCGTTGAATGGGTGTAGGCTCGCTATAATCAGAAGCAGCCAAAGCCTTAAGGATGGGCTCGGCGAGCCCAAGTTCAGAAAAATAAGTCATGTATATTGTGCTTTCGCGTTCGGGGAATGTGCCGACAATATCTGAGACTTTTTTCATGTCACGGTTCGGCTCGTTGCCCGCCCTATGGCGAATTTAAATTCATTTGGCAAGGGCCGCGTGCAAAATAGTCGATTTATTTTTTTAAAACCCCATATGTAAAATATTCCGCCACTTGTCCGTTTAATCGATTCAAGACGCTTTATTTACTTGCTTTCATGGGCGTCAACCCTCTGTTTACTAATAGAGGGTAAGATAGGAAAAATCGCGTCTAAACACGCATGAACAATAGGTGTAAAAATGGACTTGAGCAACGGCGAAATTATTGATTGGAAAGTATTTTCTGAGACTAGGTCAATGCTTGGCGATAATTTCGCACGCATTTTGGGTTATTTTCGTGAAGATGGTATTAAATCGGTTGCGGCCATTGAAAGTGCGCTGCGTGAGAATAGTTCAGCAAAATTAGTCATCCCTGCACATACTTTAAAATCTGAAGCATGGCAATTTGGCGCGGTGAAGCTAGGACTTTTGGCGGAAAATATCGAAATGACAGCGCGCCATTTTGTGGAAATTCAACAAACACCAGAGGAATTATTGTCCGATGTGGTGAAATTGCGTGAATTATTTGAAACCAGCTTGGCCGCCTTTGATGCTGAGGCAAACCCCCTTGTTTCACGACAACAAAACAGCCCGCGCACCGCGATTTTTGGCCTGTCATCGCATTAAATAAATTAACCCGTCATCTTTTTTACGGATGACAGGCTAATCAATTTTATTATTGCCCATTGATATTTGGCAATGTGATTTTGGTTCAATCGCTGCTCGCGGGTGCGGAATTAAGCTGAATATAATTTTCAATTCCCATACGCTCAATTAAGTCAAATTGCTTTTCCAGCATATCCAAATGTTCTTCTTCGCTTTCCAAAATGCTGGCGAATAAATCGCGCGTCACATAATCACGCGCCTTTTCACAATATTCAACTGCATCGCGCAATAAGGGGATGGCCACATTTTCAAGGGCCAGATCACAGCGCAAAATTTCCTCAACATTTTCACCAATGTTCAACCGGCCCAAAAGTTGGAAATTGGGCAGTCCGTTTAAAAATAAAATACGTTCGGCCAATTGATCCGCATGCTTCATCTCATCAATTGATTCGTGGCGTTCCAATTCCGCCAATTTTGAAATGCCCCAATTATCCAGCATCCGATAATGCAACCAATATTGGTTCACTGCGGTCAATTCATTTTTTAATGCTTCGTTCAAAAATTCGATTATTTTTGGATCTTTGACCCTTGCGTCACCCATGATAATTATCTTCCTTAATTTTATTTTGGCTTGGCAGCCATA includes the following:
- a CDS encoding ABC transporter permease; the encoded protein is MGRLILKRLGTAIPTLLAIIFLSFVMMRLAPGGPFDGERPISDELRQSLNAAYGLDLPIIQQFFLYLGNIAQGDFGPSMVYRDFTVGQLVGQSLPLSLMLGGYALLLSSALGIFSGIASALYAGKLPDKIMMGAATILTALPSFVTGPLLAMIFGLWLGWFPVSGQGEGHLWLILPVISLALPISGAIAKLSRAGLASILPQDHIRAARARGIDEWRIITRHALRPALVPVASYLGPAAAGLLTGAVVIETVFGLPGLGRYFVQGALNRDYPLVLAVVILYAGLIILFNLCADLIYGWLDPRSRQL
- the rpe gene encoding ribulose-phosphate 3-epimerase; the protein is MTNNIKIAPSILSADFAQLGAEIARIDAAGCDWIHIDVMDGHFVPNITIGPQVVKALRPHSEKPFDVHLMISPVDQYIDAFADAGADIISFHPEAGPHMHRTVQSIKARGVGAGIVLNPATSLSCLDHIMGDIDLILVMSVNPGFGGQKFIHSQLEKISAIRKMIDASGRDIRLEVDGGIDRATAPLAISAGADVLVAGTATFTGGPDKYAENIAALRGQ
- the bfr gene encoding bacterioferritin — encoded protein: MGDARVKDPKIIEFLNEALKNELTAVNQYWLHYRMLDNWGISKLAELERHESIDEMKHADQLAERILFLNGLPNFQLLGRLNIGENVEEILRCDLALENVAIPLLRDAVEYCEKARDYVTRDLFASILESEEEHLDMLEKQFDLIERMGIENYIQLNSAPASSD
- the purH gene encoding bifunctional phosphoribosylaminoimidazolecarboxamide formyltransferase/IMP cyclohydrolase; the encoded protein is MDNRVIKRALLSVSDKNGLVELGQALAQRDVMLISTGGTAKALRDAGLTVSDISDVTGFPEMMDGRVKTLHPKVHGGLLAVRDNEEHVAAMKAHEIEAIDLVIVNLYPFAQTVAKGADRDEIIENIDIGGPSMVRSAAKNHDAVTIITDPSDYESLIAELAAHDGATSLSFRRKMAAKAYAATAAYDSMIASWFAFADQGQLFPETLTFGGTLASTLRYGENPHQQAALYLPTGMAARGISAAEQVQGKELSYNNYNDADAALELVSEFRDGPPTVVIVKHANPCGVASADNLIDAYHAALQCDSVSAFGGIVAVNRPLDGPTAEAITEIFTEVVAAPAADDAARAVFAKKKNLRLLITGELPDPARPGLMVKNITGGYLLQSRDNGHVADDELKIVTKRAPTAQELADCRFAWTVAKHVKSNAIVYAKDGMTAGIGAGQMNRRDSARIAAAKALEAAETYGWDASRTIGSAVASDAFFPFADGLLAAVEAGATAVIQPGGSMRDQEVIDAADEAGLAMVFTAMRHFRH
- a CDS encoding M48 family metalloprotease codes for the protein MNMMKTTMLLAALTALFMALGFTLGGSGGAILALIVAAGMNLFTFWNADKIVLKMHNATEVDAQSGGDYYAMVAKLARNANMPTPRVYIIDTPNPNAFATGRDPEHAAVAATSGLLNMLDHHEVEGVMAHELAHIRNRDTLIMTMVATIAGAISMLANFGMFFRDRNAGLAGILAVFVAPFAAMIVQMAISRTREFGADKTGAEISGNPLALASALAKIAGPAAHIPNEASERNPAAAQLYIVPTGLKSMFSTHPATEDRIAALQQLADEMGQNGGDSSAGGSNDGGFSAGGFSAGGDLTGKVNHDLSGPPRRSALNPFAD
- a CDS encoding DUF1674 domain-containing protein, whose translation is MGGTKRALRRPAHLDLPYDLRKSDPVPQPQQVAMPDEPDAERKNPVRYGDWEHKGIAIDF
- a CDS encoding RsmB/NOP family class I SAM-dependent RNA methyltransferase, whose product is MEKQISGLAARTAALQMLDAVLRRGEHLDQARHAYIKKLNPSDAAMAMVIANETLRYLIDIDALIDSQTRNILSEDAKVRMVLRMSLAQLFIMETPPHAVISTSLALLQGGPRKLAHGVIGSLLRAEAQLPDTPTMPPFAALKWLKDWGPQMVEDSRILFATAPSVDLCLKDAGHLEKMSETLAQDLIEGVKPISLMAGHIRMPRGQAVDALPGFDEGEWWVQDIAAQIPARILNDLMAQKGKDAQSGDVLDLCAAPGGKTMQLCAAKHRVTALDVSERRARRLQQNLDRTAMDANIVIHNLLKWKGAQSYDAILLDAPCTASGTFRRHPDIIQKIDDRDIAKLAALQSEMFAHIAKWVRPGGFIIFATCSLEREEGEDQLQKFLSEHGDFTAVLPDMSAYPIAPINGEFIPEKGVRVLPNNAMEHGGMDGFYVAAVQKNANMK
- a CDS encoding heparinase II/III family protein, which translates into the protein MNNRADAPNMRDDNQSGHIVENKMDNIDSSHALIVQDAEGGFQSIFHKIRHAYYRTIWRTPLHRARLSGKAPLKLLAAPIDPFSGDEVRGSALRAGKMQFRGMDLDMRDANLSAPVIPPDFTDYLHRMDWLRDLSACANRGQIIAIAEKYCAAWLEENGGNVKNEAWRGDNIVWRFINMAHHAPLILSSRNSDYRRDILNHFADMADEMDKIAPMIKHDYVRVVIWCGVLAAGLLLPDGKERLTIGQDALKKALDKAIYNDGGLASRSPAQLIECCKLLILTANIYTARGMMRPQFLDQHIAKIIPAILCLRHSDGGLGAWQGSGHGTTNLVEQILSASPVTARPQRQSKTWGYQRISAGKSVLIIDAGPPPLAKNAWVSCASTLAIEFSFAAQRIFINCGGGALASHALPADLARGLRTTAAHSTLCVENVNSTAILPEGKLGKGVNIVDLERRDEDQLTRLTASHDGYVRNFGFIHQRSITLRSDGLEMRGSDILLPAEKAKPKAETQYEIRFHLGPNIDLYSGEEKGSILLRLRDGSSWLFQASQCEVNVEDSLWVNEEGEPAETQQIILTHKSEQGGSSTNWSLQFIG
- a CDS encoding Hpt domain-containing protein, with translation MDLSNGEIIDWKVFSETRSMLGDNFARILGYFREDGIKSVAAIESALRENSSAKLVIPAHTLKSEAWQFGAVKLGLLAENIEMTARHFVEIQQTPEELLSDVVKLRELFETSLAAFDAEANPLVSRQQNSPRTAIFGLSSH